Proteins from a genomic interval of Rubinisphaera italica:
- a CDS encoding transposase, with the protein MQDPIAFFLTWVTYGTWLPGDARGWIDYKGGWQEPDRSQERNALFQMTENACQLSPEQRQIVEKQVQETCNFRTWTLHAVNCRSNHIHVVVSAIDVKPEKIRNDLKSWTTRVLKKCSNTNRDKWWAERGSIRYLYDEDSLFNAVQYTLEAQERKRD; encoded by the coding sequence ATGCAGGATCCAATCGCCTTCTTTCTCACATGGGTCACTTATGGAACCTGGTTACCGGGTGATGCCAGAGGGTGGATAGATTACAAAGGTGGCTGGCAGGAACCAGATCGAAGCCAGGAACGTAACGCATTGTTTCAAATGACAGAGAATGCATGCCAGCTGAGTCCGGAACAACGTCAAATCGTTGAAAAACAGGTTCAAGAAACATGCAATTTTCGCACGTGGACGCTCCATGCAGTCAACTGCCGTTCCAATCACATTCATGTTGTTGTCTCAGCCATTGATGTTAAACCTGAGAAGATTAGAAACGATCTCAAATCCTGGACAACAAGAGTCTTGAAGAAATGCTCCAACACAAATCGAGATAAGTGGTGGGCCGAGCGTGGGAGTATTCGCTATTTGTACGATGAGGATAGTTTGTTTAACGCAGTCCAATACACGCTTGAAGCACAGGAGAGAAAGCGAGATTAG
- a CDS encoding sulfatase family protein yields MRQFLLACLLFCSMLSTPVEASPNFVVIFCDDLGYGDLSCFGHPTIRTPNLDEMAAEGQKWTNFYVGASVCTPSRAALMTGRLPIRNGMMSAKRRVLFPNSNGGLPASETTIAEHLKTKGYATAAIGKWHLGHKEQFLPTNHGFDSYWGIPYSNDMDAVKGFPNYRQKSKDDPNYYAPIEQYQVPIIHNTKVVEQPADQHTITQRYTDHAVEFINENKDKPFFVYLAHNLPHIPLYAGEKFLGKSSRGIFGDVIEEIDHGVGQILDTLRELDLDENTLVVFTSDNGPWLPFETHGGSAGLLREGKGSTFEGGMREPTIFWMPGTVQPGVQLELGATMDLLPTFCSMAGVDYQSDATLDGYDLSALLKGESKTSPRDRVFYWREEQIYAVRQGPWKAHFITAGCYGIGPKKEVHEKPELYNLSQDPSEKYNIAARHPEIVQQLTELAEVHRQSIEPVENQLEK; encoded by the coding sequence ATGCGTCAATTCCTGCTGGCCTGTCTGCTGTTTTGCTCAATGCTCTCTACTCCAGTGGAGGCCTCTCCGAACTTTGTGGTCATTTTCTGTGACGATCTGGGTTATGGCGACCTGTCCTGCTTTGGGCATCCAACGATCCGCACACCCAATCTGGATGAGATGGCTGCTGAAGGTCAGAAGTGGACTAACTTTTATGTGGGAGCCAGTGTCTGCACGCCCAGTCGAGCCGCACTAATGACCGGCAGACTTCCGATTCGAAACGGCATGATGTCCGCCAAACGACGTGTACTATTCCCCAATTCCAACGGCGGCCTGCCTGCCAGTGAAACAACAATTGCCGAACATCTCAAAACGAAAGGCTACGCGACTGCCGCGATTGGCAAGTGGCATCTGGGGCACAAAGAACAATTCCTGCCGACCAATCACGGCTTCGATTCCTACTGGGGCATTCCCTATTCCAACGATATGGATGCGGTCAAAGGATTCCCGAATTATCGTCAGAAATCCAAGGACGATCCGAACTATTATGCCCCCATCGAGCAATATCAGGTCCCCATCATTCATAACACCAAAGTTGTTGAACAGCCAGCGGATCAGCATACGATCACTCAGCGATATACCGACCATGCCGTCGAATTTATTAATGAAAACAAAGACAAACCGTTCTTTGTCTACCTCGCCCACAATCTGCCTCACATCCCCTTATATGCCGGCGAAAAGTTTCTTGGTAAAAGTAGCCGGGGGATCTTTGGCGATGTGATTGAAGAGATCGATCATGGCGTTGGTCAGATTCTCGATACTCTGCGTGAACTTGATCTCGACGAAAACACGCTCGTCGTTTTCACCTCCGATAACGGTCCCTGGTTGCCATTTGAAACACACGGCGGTTCTGCGGGTTTACTGAGAGAAGGCAAGGGGTCCACCTTTGAAGGGGGAATGCGTGAGCCGACCATTTTCTGGATGCCCGGCACCGTGCAACCCGGCGTTCAACTCGAGTTGGGTGCGACGATGGATTTACTACCGACGTTTTGCTCGATGGCGGGAGTCGATTATCAAAGTGATGCGACACTCGATGGATACGATCTTTCTGCACTACTGAAGGGTGAATCGAAAACCAGTCCAAGAGATCGTGTGTTTTACTGGCGTGAAGAACAGATTTATGCCGTCCGCCAGGGACCGTGGAAAGCTCACTTCATTACCGCTGGTTGCTATGGCATCGGCCCGAAAAAAGAAGTGCACGAAAAGCCCGAACTCTACAATCTCAGTCAGGATCCTTCTGAGAAATACAACATCGCTGCTCGACATCCTGAGATCGTCCAGCAATTGACAGAGTTAGCCGAAGTACATCGCCAATCGATTGAGCCGGTCGAAAATCAACTGGAAAAGTAG
- a CDS encoding beta-ketoacyl-[acyl-carrier-protein] synthase family protein produces MNESTNQRVSITGMGIVSACGNDIDTVEKALMNGESGIGPFDLFPGIAPPGHIGGQCHEFTDSSMKKEYLRPQRKSIKVMCRDIQLGVASANLALAQSGMEPPTPDEDRTWLGVEFGADLMLSPPDVLFDAAAASRNAEGIPTDTVWGGKGLPKLEPLWLLKYLPNMPACHISIYARACGPSNSLTLEDANANLTLGESLRIIRRGQAEAMIAGTTGARLHVIKSINLTGLHEVADPKGADPKTVLKPFDKNRGGEVLGEGACAFILEKEDRALNRNANIYGYVLGIGSSCVRTVKEGPNPRQAVVNALRAAMRSAGIQPEEVGHINAHGCGSIKIDAAEAAAIREVFGDDLGSKIPVTSLKPFFGNCGSGSGALEIAGSILGLKNGIIFPTLNYSTPDPNCPLNIVHGEPLKTDNKIFINVNITRAGQASALVVECV; encoded by the coding sequence ATGAACGAATCAACAAATCAGCGCGTTAGTATTACCGGAATGGGAATTGTCAGTGCCTGTGGCAATGATATCGACACCGTCGAAAAAGCCCTGATGAATGGAGAATCTGGAATTGGTCCCTTCGACCTGTTTCCGGGCATCGCTCCTCCTGGTCATATCGGCGGACAGTGCCACGAATTCACCGATTCTTCGATGAAAAAAGAATATTTGCGACCGCAGCGAAAAAGCATCAAGGTAATGTGCCGCGATATTCAATTGGGTGTTGCCTCTGCAAATCTGGCGTTAGCACAATCCGGAATGGAACCTCCGACTCCTGATGAAGATCGCACCTGGCTCGGTGTCGAATTCGGAGCCGACCTGATGCTTTCTCCTCCAGATGTACTTTTTGATGCTGCAGCCGCCTCTCGAAATGCGGAAGGAATACCAACGGACACGGTATGGGGAGGCAAGGGCCTGCCGAAACTGGAGCCTTTGTGGCTGCTGAAGTATCTCCCGAATATGCCAGCTTGTCATATCAGCATTTATGCCCGTGCCTGTGGTCCGAGCAATTCGTTGACACTTGAAGATGCCAACGCCAATTTAACACTTGGGGAATCACTCCGCATCATTCGACGTGGTCAGGCTGAAGCGATGATTGCCGGGACAACCGGTGCCCGTTTGCATGTGATCAAATCGATCAATCTGACCGGATTGCATGAAGTTGCCGATCCCAAAGGTGCAGACCCCAAAACAGTTCTCAAGCCTTTCGATAAAAATCGGGGGGGAGAAGTCCTAGGCGAAGGTGCTTGTGCCTTTATTCTGGAGAAGGAAGATCGGGCGCTGAATCGTAATGCAAATATTTACGGTTACGTCCTGGGAATTGGTAGCTCTTGTGTCCGTACTGTCAAAGAGGGACCCAATCCCCGACAAGCTGTCGTGAATGCATTGCGAGCTGCGATGAGAAGTGCTGGCATTCAACCGGAAGAAGTCGGTCACATCAATGCTCACGGTTGTGGTTCCATAAAGATTGATGCAGCCGAGGCCGCTGCAATTCGGGAAGTCTTTGGGGATGATCTGGGGTCTAAAATTCCCGTGACTTCTCTGAAGCCGTTCTTCGGGAATTGTGGTTCAGGATCAGGGGCATTGGAAATCGCCGGTTCGATTCTCGGACTGAAAAATGGGATCATCTTCCCAACACTCAACTACAGCACACCCGATCCGAACTGTCCGCTCAACATCGTTCATGGAGAGCCGTTGAAGACTGACAACAAAATCTTCATCAACGTCAACATCACCCGTGCCGGTCAGGCCAGTGCGTTGGTTGTTGAGTGCGTGTAG
- a CDS encoding TPM domain-containing protein — protein MKRAQELFSPEDHQAITAAVVAAEQKTAAEIVPVVANDSGRYDRAEDSAGLWLGLIAFIITWAMYPTVPVEVGDWSGNHPVVQLAAYVVVIVVGYILGASLATQIPGLRRLFTPAEQMSDECWKAARAIFFDKRVHHTADATGVLIYFSLYEHRAVVLADQNTLDLLGQERINELCREMIEQVKSANLTEAMTKTIETLGIELGKLLPRQADDVNELSDALVIIE, from the coding sequence ATGAAACGTGCACAAGAATTGTTTTCACCAGAAGATCATCAGGCGATTACTGCTGCCGTTGTCGCTGCAGAGCAAAAGACGGCTGCGGAAATCGTGCCGGTTGTTGCGAATGATTCCGGGCGATACGACCGAGCAGAGGACAGTGCCGGATTATGGCTCGGCTTGATTGCGTTCATCATAACCTGGGCAATGTATCCAACTGTTCCGGTCGAAGTGGGTGACTGGTCGGGGAATCATCCCGTCGTGCAGCTTGCCGCCTATGTGGTTGTGATTGTTGTGGGCTATATCCTGGGTGCTTCTCTGGCGACTCAGATCCCTGGATTACGACGGTTGTTTACACCAGCCGAACAAATGTCGGATGAATGCTGGAAGGCTGCCCGGGCAATTTTTTTCGATAAACGGGTGCATCACACGGCTGACGCCACCGGCGTGCTGATCTATTTTTCACTGTACGAACATCGAGCAGTTGTTCTAGCCGATCAAAATACACTGGATTTACTGGGGCAGGAACGGATCAATGAACTCTGCCGTGAGATGATCGAGCAGGTGAAATCGGCAAATCTTACGGAGGCAATGACGAAAACTATCGAAACGCTGGGAATCGAGCTGGGAAAACTGCTGCCCCGACAAGCCGATGACGTCAATGAACTGTCCGACGCTCTGGTTATTATCGAGTAA
- a CDS encoding TPM domain-containing protein, which produces MIDFVSPILKPKRTALLLTVLMLAGFASVVTAQENAGLIIKLDPPGQRDFVLDKADMITPEDEAKIKELADKLLTDKAAPLVVVTINSMAEYGAPGLRIETFARLLFDQWQIGPEKIGETSWNKGILLLVSESDRKARIELGAGWGREKDDLCQKIMDEQIVSRFKQGQFSEGILAGVESLEKMARDLKLPAAPKPAWFYPVLIGVIGLGIFTIFSLIRKGASGWAWLFWGAVFAIIGTVLYHMATNSGGSSGYSGGSFGGGGFSGGGGASGSW; this is translated from the coding sequence ATGATTGATTTTGTATCTCCAATTTTGAAACCGAAGCGAACAGCGTTGCTGCTGACAGTTTTGATGTTGGCAGGATTTGCCTCGGTCGTGACTGCTCAGGAAAATGCAGGGTTGATTATCAAACTCGATCCTCCCGGTCAGCGGGATTTCGTGCTCGACAAAGCCGACATGATTACGCCGGAAGATGAAGCGAAGATCAAAGAACTGGCCGATAAACTCCTGACCGACAAAGCCGCTCCACTGGTTGTGGTGACGATCAATTCGATGGCGGAGTATGGTGCCCCCGGATTAAGAATCGAAACATTTGCTCGATTATTATTTGATCAGTGGCAAATCGGCCCGGAAAAAATTGGAGAGACTTCCTGGAACAAGGGAATTCTGCTGCTTGTTTCCGAGAGCGATCGCAAAGCTCGGATTGAGTTGGGAGCCGGCTGGGGGCGAGAAAAGGATGATCTCTGTCAGAAAATTATGGATGAGCAAATTGTCTCTCGATTTAAGCAGGGGCAGTTTTCAGAAGGAATTCTTGCCGGAGTCGAGTCGCTGGAAAAGATGGCCCGCGATCTCAAACTCCCTGCTGCCCCGAAACCAGCCTGGTTTTATCCGGTTTTAATCGGTGTGATTGGACTGGGGATTTTTACGATTTTCTCGCTGATCCGCAAAGGAGCCAGTGGTTGGGCCTGGCTGTTCTGGGGAGCGGTGTTCGCTATCATCGGAACGGTTTTGTATCACATGGCAACCAATTCTGGAGGAAGTTCCGGCTACTCCGGTGGCTCGTTCGGAGGAGGCGGTTTCTCGGGCGGCGGCGGAGCTTCGGGAAGCTGGTGA